A single region of the Thermococcus paralvinellae genome encodes:
- a CDS encoding thiamine-phosphate kinase, translating into MEQKIIEMFMKHLKFQGDLPLGDDAGAIKIGEEWLVATNDMLVRATDVPEIMTPEQIGFKAVTMNVSDLAAMGAKPLGFLFSLGVPQNFDMEYSEGIAKGIARASTFYNIPILSADTNEACDLIIDGIALGKTERLLLRSNAKPGDLVCVTGDIGRALAGLKVYFENLEIEVRIQKVLYEKLLEPKARIREGQVLSKYANAGIDISDGMSKELHLIAEMSDVRIVIESEKLPIRREVFEVAEILGLDPIEIALASGEEFELIFTIPEEHLSKIDFDFTVIGKVEKGEGVYLKREDKLEKMPILGWEHLTKS; encoded by the coding sequence ATGGAGCAAAAAATCATTGAGATGTTCATGAAGCATCTCAAATTTCAAGGGGATTTGCCATTGGGAGATGATGCTGGAGCGATAAAAATTGGCGAGGAGTGGCTGGTTGCTACAAACGACATGCTTGTAAGAGCAACTGATGTGCCGGAGATAATGACCCCGGAACAAATTGGATTTAAAGCCGTAACAATGAATGTAAGCGATTTAGCTGCTATGGGAGCTAAGCCATTGGGATTTCTCTTTTCACTTGGTGTTCCTCAGAATTTTGATATGGAATACTCAGAAGGAATTGCGAAAGGAATTGCACGGGCATCAACATTCTACAATATTCCTATTCTAAGTGCTGACACGAATGAAGCCTGTGATTTGATAATTGATGGGATTGCTTTGGGGAAAACGGAAAGGCTCTTATTAAGGAGTAATGCAAAGCCAGGTGATTTAGTTTGCGTTACTGGAGATATTGGAAGAGCTTTAGCTGGACTTAAAGTGTATTTTGAGAATCTTGAGATTGAGGTGAGAATCCAAAAAGTCCTTTACGAAAAGCTCCTCGAGCCAAAGGCCAGAATTAGGGAAGGACAGGTTTTGAGCAAATATGCTAATGCCGGAATAGACATAAGCGACGGCATGAGCAAGGAGCTACACCTAATTGCAGAGATGAGCGATGTTAGGATCGTGATTGAGTCTGAAAAATTACCAATTAGAAGAGAAGTCTTTGAAGTGGCTGAGATTTTAGGGTTAGATCCTATTGAAATTGCTTTAGCATCTGGAGAGGAGTTCGAGTTAATATTTACTATCCCAGAGGAGCATTTAAGCAAAATTGACTTTGATTTCACTGTGATTGGAAAGGTTGAAAAGGGAGAAGGAGTTTATCTGAAGCGTGAAGATAAGCTGGAAAAAATGCCGATTTTGGGATGGGAACATCTGACGAAATCCTAA
- the amrS gene encoding AmmeMemoRadiSam system radical SAM enzyme codes for MREAMYWESLENNRVRCHLCPLNCIIDEGKRGSCKVRKNIDGILYTLNYGKVSSMALDPIEKKPLFHFYPGSCAFSIGTVGCNMHCKHCQNWEISQADERFPYLQDATPEAIVSLAKHYECESIAYTYNEPTIWYEFVLDTAKLAKKAGLNNILVTNGYINEEPFRELAPYIDAMNIDIKAFDDKFYMKIASVPGGEPSRRIAKIAKKEFGIHVELTYLIIPTLNDKEDEIRTFARWVVEEIGDDTPVHFSRFFPQYRLTNLPPTPVETVEMAYRVAKEEGLKFVYIGNIPGHPGEHTYCPKCGKPLIVRWGFTIEEYHIKDGKCKYCGEQIPIVGDYRKRHYKGMWW; via the coding sequence ATGAGGGAAGCCATGTATTGGGAATCTTTAGAGAATAACCGGGTGAGATGCCACTTATGTCCCCTGAACTGCATCATAGATGAAGGCAAGAGGGGCTCATGCAAAGTAAGGAAGAATATAGATGGGATACTTTACACACTCAATTATGGAAAAGTGTCCTCTATGGCTTTAGATCCTATTGAGAAAAAACCTCTTTTCCACTTTTACCCTGGTTCATGTGCATTCTCTATTGGAACTGTAGGCTGTAATATGCACTGCAAGCACTGCCAGAACTGGGAAATCAGTCAAGCTGATGAGAGATTTCCTTATCTCCAAGATGCTACACCAGAAGCAATAGTGAGTTTAGCAAAACACTACGAGTGTGAGAGCATAGCATATACATATAATGAGCCAACAATATGGTATGAATTTGTTCTTGACACGGCAAAGCTTGCCAAAAAGGCTGGGCTTAACAATATTCTCGTCACTAATGGTTACATAAACGAGGAGCCCTTTCGTGAATTGGCGCCGTATATAGATGCAATGAATATTGACATTAAAGCCTTTGACGACAAGTTTTACATGAAAATAGCCAGCGTACCAGGTGGAGAGCCGAGCAGGAGAATAGCTAAAATAGCAAAGAAAGAGTTTGGGATTCATGTTGAGCTAACTTATCTCATAATACCTACGCTTAATGATAAAGAGGATGAAATCCGAACATTTGCAAGATGGGTTGTAGAAGAGATTGGGGATGATACACCTGTCCACTTTTCGAGGTTCTTTCCGCAGTATAGGCTAACCAATCTACCACCAACGCCAGTAGAGACTGTGGAGATGGCATATAGGGTTGCAAAAGAAGAGGGATTGAAATTTGTTTATATAGGCAATATACCAGGGCATCCGGGAGAACATACATATTGTCCAAAATGTGGAAAACCTTTAATAGTGAGGTGGGGCTTTACAATTGAGGAGTATCACATTAAAGATGGAAAATGTAAGTACTGCGGTGAACAAATTCCAATAGTTGGAGATTATAGGAAGAGGCATTATAAGGGAATGTGGTGGTAA
- a CDS encoding S-layer protein, with protein MKVRKIAALAVGAAMVGATMGFASAQANLPGKDFFVKDGAPNVKIVVGSQAAAMDVASAADIAVALGSLLYTEKEVEASGVSVVVKKDLTPDYTYYIPVFSNYYEDTGVDPSATDWEQLTDNWWNGSAYNGSYTDWKSWTPKFVDEVENMDAINGDYQIDWDFTINNIELSDAEQDTVTYVPKSASLVIPAGDFTVLLNYTIANWTYSETIPDDIWGNLSPSTTTDEVHDDDNPGGYTFSGYIYDGVGAGDTFTVFGNEYYILEVLADGIKYGHDHGQQWFHVGDVKEFDGYKIKAIDISVSPSNKALFEITAPDGRSDLIIVSTDDGEVDISTKSDKFNPGEVILKLDDTFVGIDGNLIAQLEVRTNVVDVHTGDELVSGWTVDFHIDGGKVKWITLTNVNDLSGSTLDILGKYKMYYEVESHTLETDDATYYAAKAYIVVEPSEPIIDTKELKVGDYVPDTTWEIAEIKGGTYTEVTVMHPTEPITYLDTEIDPENIDSNLILVGGPVANAITKYLVDNGYSTVDWYNSAGDIEYIEDFNGFGVLIVAGKDRYATREAAKQLMEYLAKL; from the coding sequence ATGAAAGTTAGAAAGATTGCGGCCCTTGCAGTTGGTGCCGCAATGGTTGGAGCAACGATGGGCTTTGCAAGTGCTCAAGCAAACCTTCCAGGAAAGGACTTCTTCGTTAAGGATGGTGCCCCAAACGTTAAAATCGTCGTTGGTAGCCAAGCTGCCGCAATGGACGTTGCAAGCGCAGCTGACATTGCTGTTGCATTAGGAAGCTTACTCTACACTGAAAAAGAAGTCGAGGCAAGCGGTGTTAGCGTTGTTGTTAAGAAGGACTTAACCCCAGATTACACATACTACATTCCAGTCTTTAGCAACTACTATGAAGACACTGGTGTTGACCCAAGTGCAACTGATTGGGAACAACTTACAGATAACTGGTGGAATGGAAGTGCCTACAACGGTTCATACACTGATTGGAAATCATGGACACCAAAGTTTGTTGACGAAGTAGAAAACATGGATGCAATAAATGGTGACTACCAGATTGACTGGGACTTCACAATTAATAACATTGAGCTTAGTGATGCAGAGCAGGATACAGTTACCTATGTACCAAAGAGTGCCAGCCTTGTAATTCCAGCAGGTGACTTTACAGTCTTACTCAACTACACAATTGCAAACTGGACATATAGTGAAACCATCCCAGATGACATTTGGGGTAATCTAAGTCCATCTACAACTACAGATGAAGTTCATGACGATGACAACCCAGGAGGATACACATTCTCCGGATACATTTACGATGGTGTTGGCGCTGGTGACACATTCACAGTGTTTGGCAATGAATATTACATCTTAGAAGTCTTAGCTGACGGTATTAAGTATGGTCACGACCATGGACAGCAATGGTTCCATGTTGGCGACGTCAAGGAGTTTGACGGCTACAAGATCAAGGCTATTGACATCAGTGTCAGCCCAAGCAACAAGGCACTCTTTGAGATCACAGCTCCAGATGGAAGAAGTGATCTCATAATCGTGAGCACAGACGATGGAGAGGTCGACATCAGCACCAAGTCAGACAAATTCAATCCAGGAGAAGTTATTCTCAAGCTTGATGACACCTTCGTCGGTATTGATGGCAACTTGATTGCCCAACTTGAGGTCAGAACAAACGTTGTTGACGTTCACACTGGTGACGAGCTTGTTTCAGGATGGACAGTTGACTTCCACATTGATGGTGGCAAGGTCAAGTGGATTACACTTACAAATGTCAATGACCTATCTGGAAGCACACTCGACATCCTCGGCAAATACAAGATGTACTATGAGGTTGAGAGCCATACCTTGGAGACTGATGATGCAACATACTATGCTGCAAAGGCTTACATTGTAGTTGAGCCATCAGAGCCAATCATTGATACTAAGGAGCTCAAAGTCGGAGACTATGTACCTGACACTACATGGGAAATCGCAGAGATCAAAGGTGGCACCTACACCGAAGTTACAGTCATGCACCCAACAGAGCCAATCACATACCTCGACACTGAAATTGACCCAGAGAACATTGACAGCAACCTCATCCTTGTTGGTGGACCAGTCGCAAACGCAATCACCAAGTACCTCGTTGACAACGGTTACAGCACAGTTGACTGGTACAACAGCGCTGGCGACATTGAGTACATTGAGGACTTCAACGGATTCGGTGTCCTCATCGTTGCAGGTAAGGACAGATACGCTACAAGAGAAGCTGCCAAGCAGCTTATGGAGTACTTGGCTAAGCTCTGA
- a CDS encoding radical SAM protein, protein MIVAIVDGYTDEPAGLGVPPYLGIYPRYAYGAIKKARKNAQIFYLTIDDLRFTFEGEQGIKTKNKTPNVFKVRKILSKADLIIYIGGLHTPGKYLSAVPSQVEEVAKFLKQFNGVKILGGPAFMGSAHQGGIRIDSRELMLANQLFDYIVYGDLEAFLYDFLANPKDADPFRFRNYDELRDYALLGAEVVKQFPDHPEFVIVEIETQRGCPKAMGIGGCSFCTEPVRYRKVEDRPIKDIIEEIELLYKIGVRHFRVGRQSCIFSYMARPNGRVPIPNPDAIEKLFKGIREVAPNLKTLHVDNANPAVIANYPEESIRIAKTLIKYGTPGNVVAFGLETADPKVAKKNNLNTTAEETYEAVKILNEIGAKRGYNGMPWLLPGINIIFGLPGETKKSYEITFQFLKKLVDDGLMVRRINIRQVVVFPGTPLWFMRDKVKTEKHKHLIKHYKYKIRHEIDLPMLKRVVPVGTILREVRAEVHDNGLTYGRQIGSYPLIVGIPKQIELNKFYNVLIVDHGFRSITGVPIPINVNRESSKVLSYLPGIGKKRVAKILAKRPFKSKEEFLKLLDNDTRKMYEKIVII, encoded by the coding sequence ATGATAGTCGCAATAGTTGATGGATACACTGATGAACCGGCTGGTTTGGGAGTTCCTCCATATTTGGGAATTTATCCTCGTTATGCTTATGGGGCAATTAAGAAAGCTAGAAAAAATGCTCAAATCTTTTATCTTACCATTGATGATTTGCGCTTCACTTTTGAGGGAGAACAGGGAATAAAAACAAAAAATAAAACCCCCAATGTCTTCAAGGTTAGGAAAATACTCTCAAAGGCAGATTTGATAATTTACATTGGTGGTTTACACACTCCGGGGAAATATCTCTCTGCAGTTCCATCACAAGTGGAAGAGGTGGCTAAATTTTTGAAACAGTTTAATGGCGTAAAAATTCTAGGTGGCCCTGCTTTCATGGGTTCTGCTCATCAAGGGGGGATAAGAATAGATTCTCGAGAGCTAATGCTTGCAAACCAGCTTTTTGATTATATAGTCTATGGAGATCTAGAGGCTTTTCTATACGATTTTTTAGCTAACCCTAAAGATGCTGACCCTTTTAGATTCAGAAATTATGATGAGCTTAGAGACTATGCCTTGCTCGGTGCTGAAGTTGTTAAGCAGTTTCCAGATCATCCCGAATTCGTAATAGTTGAGATAGAAACTCAGAGGGGTTGCCCAAAAGCTATGGGGATCGGAGGATGCAGCTTTTGTACAGAACCCGTGAGATATAGAAAAGTTGAAGACAGACCTATAAAGGATATTATTGAAGAGATTGAACTCCTTTACAAGATTGGTGTCAGACATTTTCGTGTTGGAAGGCAGAGCTGTATTTTTTCATATATGGCAAGGCCCAATGGAAGAGTTCCAATTCCAAATCCAGATGCAATTGAAAAGCTCTTCAAGGGAATTAGAGAAGTTGCTCCAAATCTAAAGACACTCCATGTTGATAATGCAAATCCCGCTGTAATAGCAAACTATCCAGAGGAGAGCATTAGAATTGCAAAAACCCTGATAAAATATGGAACTCCCGGAAATGTAGTTGCATTTGGACTGGAAACCGCTGATCCAAAAGTTGCTAAGAAGAACAACCTTAATACAACGGCTGAAGAAACTTATGAAGCAGTGAAAATTCTCAATGAAATTGGAGCTAAGAGGGGATACAATGGCATGCCTTGGCTTTTGCCTGGAATAAATATTATCTTCGGATTACCCGGTGAGACCAAGAAAAGCTATGAGATTACATTCCAATTTCTTAAGAAGCTTGTTGATGATGGATTAATGGTCAGAAGAATTAACATTCGCCAAGTGGTAGTGTTTCCTGGAACGCCCCTGTGGTTCATGAGAGACAAAGTTAAGACAGAAAAGCACAAACATTTGATAAAGCACTACAAGTATAAAATTAGGCACGAGATTGATTTGCCTATGCTTAAGCGAGTTGTTCCAGTTGGGACAATACTAAGAGAGGTCAGAGCTGAGGTGCATGACAATGGACTAACCTATGGGAGACAAATTGGAAGCTATCCGCTGATAGTTGGTATACCCAAACAGATTGAACTTAATAAATTCTACAATGTTTTAATTGTTGATCATGGATTTAGGAGCATAACTGGAGTTCCAATTCCTATCAATGTCAATAGAGAGAGCTCAAAAGTTCTCAGCTATTTACCAGGGATAGGTAAGAAACGAGTTGCAAAAATCCTCGCAAAAAGACCATTCAAAAGCAAAGAGGAATTTTTAAAACTACTTGACAATGATACGAGAAAAATGTATGAGAAGATAGTGATCATTTAA
- the rsmA gene encoding 16S rRNA (adenine(1518)-N(6)/adenine(1519)-N(6))-dimethyltransferase RsmA, with protein sequence MLKSRLFYLLSKYNLRINSDLGQNFLIVDDIIKREIERAKIKANESVLEIGPGLGFLTDELSKYAKKVYAVEKDSRLVEILQKEYSWENVEIIHGDALKVEFPQFDKIVSNLPYQISSPITFKFLKYDFKRAVLIYQLEFAQRMIAKPGDKNYSRLSVMVQAKADVELVEKIGKGAFYPKPKVDSAVIILEPKPKEEQIELDERLVKALFQHRRKKASKALKDSYHMLGLTKEEFKKIREIFEKIPHAEKRVFQLSVEEIKDIEEFLMKEQILS encoded by the coding sequence ATGCTTAAATCTCGCCTTTTTTATCTTCTTTCGAAATATAACTTGAGAATAAACTCCGATTTGGGACAAAATTTTTTAATAGTGGATGACATTATCAAGAGAGAAATTGAGAGAGCTAAAATAAAGGCCAATGAGAGTGTTCTTGAAATTGGACCTGGATTGGGGTTTTTGACAGATGAATTGAGCAAGTACGCAAAGAAAGTCTATGCAGTTGAGAAGGACTCTCGTCTTGTTGAAATCCTTCAGAAAGAATACTCTTGGGAAAATGTTGAAATAATTCATGGAGATGCACTTAAAGTCGAATTTCCCCAATTTGATAAAATAGTTTCAAATCTGCCGTATCAGATATCGTCTCCAATAACTTTCAAATTTCTGAAATATGATTTTAAAAGGGCAGTTCTCATTTATCAGCTTGAATTTGCTCAGAGAATGATTGCAAAACCTGGTGACAAAAACTACTCACGCTTATCAGTTATGGTTCAAGCAAAGGCAGATGTTGAGCTTGTTGAAAAAATTGGTAAGGGCGCATTCTATCCAAAGCCAAAAGTTGATTCTGCAGTAATAATCTTAGAACCAAAGCCCAAAGAAGAGCAGATTGAGCTCGACGAGAGGTTAGTTAAAGCATTATTCCAGCACCGAAGAAAAAAAGCATCAAAAGCTCTAAAAGACTCATATCACATGCTAGGACTGACCAAAGAAGAATTCAAAAAGATTAGAGAAATCTTTGAAAAGATTCCTCATGCCGAAAAGAGAGTTTTCCAGCTTTCAGTTGAAGAGATAAAAGATATTGAGGAATTCTTGATGAAAGAACAAATTTTAAGCTAG
- a CDS encoding DUF655 domain-containing protein — translation MDYYRKHSYMQSIKKKKNTEYEEYAYVLDYLPTGYIDMEHFRMKRDNKPIAQVIGEKAFTLLEVIPKTDLMLYERVFIGKGQRDKILMINRKLRYEDLTPTAKAELPYVIEEIVKNNEERFVKFFNMAPPITNRLHSLELLPGIGKKHMWEIIEERQRQPFESFEDLKHRVKGLPDPVKMITKRILDELQGKDRYRLFVGHNRLFRE, via the coding sequence ATGGATTATTATAGAAAACACTCATATATGCAAAGCATAAAAAAGAAGAAAAACACAGAATATGAAGAGTATGCTTACGTGTTAGATTATTTACCCACTGGTTACATTGATATGGAGCACTTTAGGATGAAGAGGGACAATAAACCAATTGCTCAAGTTATAGGAGAAAAGGCATTTACTCTTCTGGAGGTTATCCCCAAGACAGATTTAATGTTATATGAGAGGGTTTTCATAGGAAAGGGACAAAGAGATAAAATCCTTATGATAAATAGGAAGCTCAGATATGAAGACTTAACCCCAACTGCAAAAGCTGAATTACCTTATGTTATAGAAGAGATCGTGAAGAACAATGAAGAAAGATTTGTAAAGTTCTTTAACATGGCACCCCCTATAACAAACAGGCTGCACAGTTTAGAGCTTTTACCGGGAATTGGGAAAAAGCATATGTGGGAGATTATTGAAGAGAGACAAAGACAGCCATTTGAAAGCTTTGAAGACTTGAAGCACAGAGTTAAAGGGCTCCCAGACCCAGTTAAAATGATAACAAAGAGAATTCTCGATGAACTACAAGGAAAAGACAGATACAGACTCTTTGTTGGACACAACAGACTCTTCAGGGAGTAG
- a CDS encoding RNA polymerase Rpb4 family protein: protein MIGRKKLEEHYLTIAETKEILLKRREEGLDENPEEPMFYEARISLEHAERFAKVTPQQAKELKDKLISAFEWMDERLATKIIDIMPEDYLDIRVIFAKEDYMPTNEEAEEIIRILDEYRE from the coding sequence ATGATAGGAAGGAAAAAGCTTGAAGAGCACTATTTAACAATTGCAGAAACAAAAGAAATACTGCTGAAAAGAAGAGAGGAAGGGTTAGATGAAAATCCAGAAGAGCCAATGTTTTATGAAGCAAGAATAAGCCTTGAGCATGCAGAAAGATTTGCAAAGGTTACACCACAACAAGCAAAGGAGCTTAAAGATAAGCTAATTTCTGCATTTGAGTGGATGGATGAAAGATTAGCAACAAAAATTATTGACATTATGCCAGAAGACTACTTAGATATCAGAGTAATATTTGCCAAAGAAGATTACATGCCAACCAATGAAGAAGCCGAAGAGATAATCAGAATACTCGATGAATACAGAGAGTGA
- a CDS encoding 50S ribosomal protein L21e, whose product MVQKAHSFRRKTRGKLSKHPRRRGLPPLTRFLQEFEVGQRVHIVIEPSYHKGMPDPRFHGRTGTVVGKRGDAYIVQITDGGKVKTFFIHPVHLRPQK is encoded by the coding sequence ATGGTTCAAAAAGCGCACAGCTTTAGGAGGAAAACAAGGGGTAAGCTTAGCAAGCACCCAAGGAGGAGAGGACTTCCACCACTCACGAGATTCCTCCAAGAGTTTGAGGTTGGACAGAGAGTTCACATTGTAATTGAGCCAAGCTATCACAAAGGCATGCCAGACCCAAGATTCCACGGTAGAACTGGAACCGTTGTAGGCAAGAGAGGCGATGCCTACATCGTCCAGATAACTGATGGTGGAAAGGTTAAGACGTTCTTTATCCACCCAGTTCACTTAAGACCTCAGAAGTGA
- a CDS encoding tRNA pseudouridine(54/55) synthase Pus10: MILEKSEKILEKCSLCNNCLGRAFGMLGKSTNYIRGKSIRLVLNMEREARGMSTFEEPEKCELCGNIFKKTEYFARLCYDKAQRLGIEFESFLVGSRFPKEIMDKEKQLWEEFELEFSEPINREFNREVGKFLEVLFQKPVDKENPDIIFIIDPYNERIELQIKPLYIYGKYRKLVRGIPQTPLKGFKESVASIICKPFSKATKGKCIFHGAGREDVDVRMLGNGRPFVVEIKKPIKRKINLEKIAQEINQSKKVGVLDLKFINREEMKKILTSNHKKEYEALVYIEEGITAEDVKKVVEKLQNCTIYQRTPKRVLRRRADIVRVRKVYDVKAEIIDNKHFKLRLITDGGLYIKELISGDNGRTTPSVSEILGKKAWCEKLDVLNILDDKVKTL, encoded by the coding sequence GTGATACTTGAAAAGTCAGAAAAAATCTTGGAAAAGTGCAGCCTATGCAACAACTGTCTTGGAAGAGCCTTTGGCATGTTAGGCAAAAGTACCAACTATATTAGGGGAAAATCAATTAGATTAGTCCTCAATATGGAGCGAGAAGCAAGAGGAATGTCAACTTTTGAAGAGCCTGAGAAGTGTGAGCTCTGTGGAAATATCTTCAAAAAAACTGAATACTTCGCGAGATTGTGTTATGATAAAGCCCAAAGGCTGGGAATTGAGTTTGAGAGCTTTCTTGTCGGCTCAAGATTTCCAAAAGAGATCATGGATAAAGAAAAGCAGCTATGGGAAGAGTTTGAGTTAGAATTTTCTGAACCAATTAACAGGGAATTTAACAGAGAAGTGGGAAAGTTTCTTGAAGTTCTCTTCCAAAAGCCCGTTGATAAAGAAAATCCAGATATTATTTTCATTATTGATCCCTATAATGAGAGGATTGAACTCCAGATAAAGCCATTATACATTTATGGCAAGTATAGAAAGCTTGTAAGAGGTATTCCCCAGACACCACTAAAGGGTTTCAAAGAGAGTGTTGCTTCAATAATTTGCAAGCCATTTTCAAAAGCAACAAAGGGTAAGTGCATCTTCCATGGAGCCGGAAGAGAGGATGTTGACGTTAGAATGCTTGGCAATGGGAGACCCTTTGTTGTAGAAATAAAGAAACCCATAAAGAGGAAAATTAACTTGGAAAAGATTGCCCAAGAGATTAATCAGAGCAAAAAGGTGGGGGTTCTAGATTTAAAATTCATTAACAGAGAGGAAATGAAAAAAATACTCACAAGTAATCACAAAAAAGAGTACGAAGCTCTTGTTTATATTGAAGAGGGTATAACAGCTGAGGATGTAAAGAAAGTTGTAGAAAAGCTCCAAAATTGCACAATTTACCAAAGGACTCCAAAGAGAGTTCTGAGAAGAAGAGCGGACATTGTGAGGGTTAGAAAAGTTTATGATGTTAAGGCGGAAATTATTGATAATAAGCATTTCAAGCTTAGACTAATCACAGATGGGGGATTATACATTAAGGAACTTATATCTGGAGATAATGGAAGAACAACTCCATCAGTCTCAGAAATCCTAGGAAAGAAAGCATGGTGTGAAAAGTTAGATGTGTTGAATATCCTAGATGATAAGGTGAAAACTTTATAA
- a CDS encoding transcriptional regulator, which yields MMTRRQRIIKLLEERDYSVSELAMMLDMRGKGSKKAVLEDLKAISKILKREGKILLIQPAVCRKCGFIFRAEINIPSKCPRCKSQWIEEPRFKIGVK from the coding sequence ATGATGACTCGAAGGCAGAGGATAATAAAGCTTTTGGAGGAAAGAGATTACAGTGTTAGTGAATTAGCCATGATGCTTGATATGAGAGGAAAGGGTAGTAAAAAAGCAGTTCTTGAGGATTTAAAAGCAATCTCTAAGATATTAAAGCGCGAAGGGAAGATTCTACTCATTCAGCCTGCTGTTTGCAGGAAATGTGGATTCATATTTAGGGCTGAAATAAACATTCCTTCAAAATGTCCTCGTTGTAAGTCCCAGTGGATTGAGGAGCCGAGATTCAAGATAGGGGTGAAATGA